One region of Armigeres subalbatus isolate Guangzhou_Male chromosome 3, GZ_Asu_2, whole genome shotgun sequence genomic DNA includes:
- the LOC134227369 gene encoding peroxiredoxin 2 produces the protein MVVPDLQKPAPKFSGTAVVNGEFKEIKLEDYAGKYVVLFFYPLDFTFVCPTEIIAFSDRNEEFQKIGCHVIGCSTDSHFTHLAWINTPRKQGGLGELQIPLLADKSMKIARDYGVLQEESGVPFRGLFIIDGKQNLRQATINDLPVGRSVDETLRLVQAFQFTDEHGEVCPANWKPGSKTMVADPKKSKEYFNDAN, from the coding sequence ATGGTTGTCCCAGATCTGCAGAAGCCCGCACCCAAGTTCTCCGGAACCGCCGTCGTCAACGGCGAATTCAAGGAAATCAAACTGGAAGACTACGCCGGCAAATACGTGGTGCTGTTCTTCTATCCACTGGATTTCACCTTCGTTTGCCCGACCGAAATCATTGCCTTCTCGGATCGCAacgaggaattccagaagatcGGCTGCCACGTAATTGGATGCTCAACCGACAGCCACTTCACCCATCTGGCATGGATCAACACCCCGCGCAAGCAGGGTGGCCTCGGTGAGCTGCAAATTCCGCTGTTGGCCGATAAGTCGATGAAGATCGCTCGCGACTACGGAGTGCTCCAGGAGGAGAGCGGCGTCCCATTCCGTGGGCTGTTCATCATCGATGGCAAGCAGAATCTCCGCCAGGCGACCATCAACGATCTGCCCGTGGGACGCAGCGTTGACGAGACTCTCCGTCTGGTGCAGGCATTCCAGTTCACCGACGAGCACGGTGAGGTGTGCCCCGCCAACTGGAAGCCAGGATCCAAGACCATGGTTGCCGATCCGAAGAAGTCTAAGGAATATTTCAACGATGCTAACTAA